In Penaeus chinensis breed Huanghai No. 1 chromosome 19, ASM1920278v2, whole genome shotgun sequence, a single genomic region encodes these proteins:
- the LOC125035409 gene encoding E3 ubiquitin-protein ligase TRIP12-like isoform X4 gives MNTEKSPGGGGILKSYPLRNRLRLSDGGGGGGGGGGGSGGNNPLSAGRLEQQQTQSQSLPSSPSSQGVAFLADTFRRLRESRRSSQEQSSTSNKRNTPQTKDARQSTGSWKRTHGAKKSPLSSKRSGRSKTNNTGSCASSSQHSSRGCGKVSFGSSGSGMSGSHGGHEGSSSSSSGPPQASPHGACSTTGTQGATSATGAPPATTNASASLHAAPSTSTTSGLLPTASLATLGAIGGGSSSGASGGGLASSIGGLMGAPTDSESEESEMGRLEALLASRGLSPSLFGALGPRMQHILHRSVSSSISSKAQQLLVGLQATGDESEQLQAVIEMCQLLVMGNEDTLAGFPIKQVTPALINLLNMDHNFDMMNHACRALTYMMEALPRSSAVVVDAVPVFLEKLQVIQCMDVAEQSLTALDMLSRKHSKAILQAHGVSACLMYIDFFSTGAQRAALSITANCCQNLTADEFHFIADSLQLLSSRLTSQGDKKCVESVCLAYSRLVDCFQNDPNRLQEIAGHGLLSNIQQLLVMSPPVLSSGTFIMVMRMLSLMCNNCPELAVQLLKNNIAHTLCYLLTNSTEPPGEQVELVSRSPQELYEITCLIGELMPMLPSDGIFAIDGALQRPSGCAQDTVMWQWQDDRATWQNYSTSDSRIIELAHQSGEDEISLCIQSRAYTIDFHSMQQINDNSGTMRSVQRRMMPVGLAGTVIAATQATDARAKCLQEDSDLASNLIRSLFSLLYEVYSSSAGPAVRYKCLRALLRMVQFSSPELLQQVLKSQSVSSHLATMLSSHDLKIIVGAIQMAEILMQKLPEIFAIYFRREGVMHQIKRLCDPDATLGPPPAKWSSPELSLGPGRGGTPSSASPLLTGRPFNGNCLDSTPSLPTPPSQDEDKLQSPSQLRLADVLKRKRATRIRTGNWRKSRQEESPASSSFSEFFMKNAGLGGGRESWRGMGSRTKLVAGTNSGSSSSGGGGSSKSSFLANFNPSRWGRCSSATSTPTHESPSGKDKLVGNSVSNSSSSSNKEVVRVWVREQAQRLNQEYFSTELQGATHPALSVLNRLIAAIQQLEQDPNCAVIALREISRIVTDSDISPFEVIHSGLVCCLLSYLTASENSTMSLTQDGSLMAAIGGTGNSTENGSLTSVSISTPRDTRLRNFLHVFLGCPLDPLSLGNVDTSHIALFSALVTKLNGCVNQLEQFPVKVHDLPGTALSGVGRGGSTSAIKFFNTHQLKCNLQRHPDCTRLKQWRGGPVKVDPLALVQAIERYLVIRGYGRLRDEDDDNSDDDNSDEDIDDTLAAVSVNQSSSSHKLQFVIGDHVLPYNMTVYQAIRQFSSPSDASASEADTDTETPISHSAIWLQTHTIYYRPVQEEEQSRSSGGRKGKAGGSKPSPKKKADAHVGDGSIVGGNNSVLDQYLTASLPASVTVSDPSLEVLALLRVLHALNRHYGALYPPATYPSPLPTAEFTNLKLTAKANRQLQDPLVIMTGNVPPWLPQIAYACPFLFPFETRQLLFYAVSFDRDRALQRLMDSSPELNSVDSSERVTPRLERRKRTVSRDDILKQAEAVISELASSRAMLEIQYENEVGTGLGPTLEFYALVSKELQKADLELWRGETVTVEERTEENRGKAVKYVNASQGLYPMPVPRNMKSAQMTKLRAKFRFLGKFMAKAVMDSRMLDLGLHECVYKWLLAEEWSLGLGDVVSLDPTLGQTLTRLHATVLQKKRIEAQAEQEGISGAELQARLEALTVDGCSVEDLALTFTLPGYPNIEFRKGGSDIAVTVHNLDQYLQLVIEWLVREGVRRQMEALREGFECVFPLTQLRVFYPEELEQLFCGSSDASKWDMKQLAECCRPDHGYTHNSRAVKFLLQIIADYTPAQQRSFLQFVTGSPRLPVGGFRSLSPALTIVRKTFEAGENPDDFLPSVMTCVNYLKLPDYSSIDIMSAKLEIAAREGQHSFHLS, from the exons ATGA ACACAGAAAAGTCGCCTGGTGGTGGTGGGATACTAAAATCATATCCTCTGCGGAACCGGTTGCGGCTAAgtgacggaggtggaggaggaggaggaggtggtggtggaagtggcgGCAACAATCCACTCAGCGCTGGCCGGCTGGAGCAACAACAAACTCAG TCACAGTCtctaccatcatcaccctcatcccaAGGAGTTGCTTTCCTTGCGGATACATTCAGAAGACTGAGGGAATCACGGAGATCATCACAGGAACAATCATCAACATCAAACAAACGAAACACGCCACAGACCAAAGACGCAAGACAGTCGACAG GATCTTGGAAAAGAACTCACGGAGCCAAAAAGTCACCTTTATCATCTAAACGTAGTGGTCGTAGTAAAACCAACAACACGGGGTCGTGTGCTAGTAGCAG CCAGCACTCATCAAGGGGGTGCGGTAAGGTGAGCTTTGGCAGCAGTGGCTCCGGCATGTCTGGATCGCATGGTGGCCATGAGggatcgtcatcatcgtcatctggGCCACCCCAGGCCTCCCCCCATGGTGCTTGCTCTACAACAGGTACTCAGGGAGCCACTAGTGCCACTGGAGCACCACCTGCCACCACCAATGCATCTGCTTCGCTCCATGCAGCACCCTCCACATCCACCACCTCTGGTCTCCTGCCAACAGCATCTTTGGCCACGCTGGGAG CCATTGGTGGAGGTAGTAGCAGTGGAGCCAGTGGTGGGGGCCTAGCCAGCAGTATAGGAGGACTCATGGGTGCACCcacagacagtgagagtgaggaaAGTGAGATGGGACGGCTAGAGGCTCTTCTAGCATCACGAGGACTCTCTCCCAGCCTCTTTGGAGCTTTGGGTCCTAGGATGCAACACATTCTCCACCGTTCAGTCTCATCTTCCATAA GCTCCAAAGCACAGCAGTTGCTTGTTGGTCTTCAGGCAACTGGGGATGAAAGTGAACAGCTTCAAGCAGTGATAGAAATGTGTCAGTTGTTAGTAATGGGCAATGAGGATACATTGGCTGGATTCCCAATTAAACAGGTGACACCAGCACTCATCAATTTGCTCAATATGGATCACAACTTTGACATG ATGAATCATGCTTGTAGAGCATTGACTTACATGATGGAAGCTCTGCCTAGATCATCTGCTGTTGTTGTGGATGCTGTTCCTGTGTTCCTGGAGAAGCTGCAAGTCATACAGTGCATGGATGTTGCAGAGCAATCATTAACTGCCCTTGACATGCTGTCTCGCAAACATTCTAAAGCAATATTGCAGGCA CATGGGGTATCAGCATGCCTCATGTACATAGACTTCTTCTCAACGGGTGCCCAGCGTGCAGCACTAAGCATCACAGCCAATTGTTGCCAGAACCTAACAGCTGATGAATTCCATTTTATAGCTGATTCTCTCCAGCTACTCTCTTCCAGACTCACATCACAG GGTGACAAAAAGTGTGTGGAGAGTGTCTGTTTGGCTTACAGTCGACTGGTAGATTGCTTCCAGAATGACCCAAATAGATTACAGGAAATAGCTGGTCATGGCCTTCTTTCCAACATTCAGCAATTA CTGGTGATGTCGCCACCAGTATTAAGCAGTGGGACATTCATCATGGTGATGCGCATGCTGTCTCTTATGTGCAATAACTGTCCTGAACTTGCGGTGCAACTCTTAAAGAACAACATAGCACACACATTATGCTACCTTTTAACAAACTCAACTGAACCTCCTGGAGAGCAA GTTGAGTTGGTGTCCAGAAGCCCACAGGAGCTGTATGAGATTACTTGTTTGATTGGAGAGCTGATGCCAATGCTTCCCTCCGATGGTATCTTTGCAATTGATGGAGCTTTACAACGTCCATCAGGATGCGCTCAAGACACAGTAATGTGGCAGTGGCAGGATGACAGGGCAACATGGCAGAACTATTCCACTAGTGATTCTAGGATTATTGAG CTTGCACACCAGTCTGGAGAGGATGAGATCAGTCTTTGCATACAGAGCCGAGCTTACACAATAGACTTTCATTCAATGCAGCAGATAAATGACAACTCTGGCACGATGAGATCTGTTCAGCGGCGCATGATGCCAGTTGGGTTAGCTGGGACTGTCATAGCAGCAACTCAG GCCACGGATGCAAGAGCAAAGTGCCTGCAGGAAGATTCGGATTTAGCATCCAATCTCATTCGTTCATTGTTTAGTTTATTGTATGAAGTCTACAGTTCCTCAGCAGGTCCAGCAGTGCGCTACAAATGTCTGCGGGCATTGCTAAGGATGGTGCAATTTTCAAGCCCTGAGCTTTTGCAACAAGTTTTAAAAAGTCAG AGTGTATCCTCCCACCTAGCCACTATGTTGTCATCGCACGACCTGAAGATTATTGTAGGAGCTATTCAGATGGCTGAGATCCTTATGCAGAAGTTACCTGAAATTTTTGCAATTTACTTTAGAAGAGAAGGTGTAATGCACCAGATTAAGCGACTCTGTGACCCAGATGCGACTTTAGGTCCTCCTCCTGCAAAATGGAGCAGTCCTGAACTCTCCCTAGGGCCTGGCCGTGGAGGAACACCCAGCTCAGCTAGTCCACTTCTAACTGGACGACCATTCAATGGTAATTGTTTAGACTCGACCCCATCTCTTCCAACCCCACCAAGTCAGGATGAAGATAAATTGCAGAGCCCATCCCAGCTGCGTCTAGCTGATGTGCTCAAGCGAAAACGAGCAACTCGTATTCGAACTGGAAACTGGAGAAAGAGCAGACAAGAGGAATcacctgcatcatcatcatttagtgAATTCTTCATGAAAA ATGCTGGCTTAGGTGGAGGACGAGAAAGCTGGAGAGGCATGGGGAGTCGGACCAAACTAGTGGCAGGCACCAACagcggcagtagtagtagtggtggtgggggaagCAGTAAATCCTCTTTCCTTGCCAATTTCAATCCATCACGTTGGGGAAGGTGCAGTTCTGCCACATCAACACCAACCCATGAATCTCCTTCAGGAAAG GACAAACTAGTTGGTAATAGTGTgagcaacagtagcagtagcagtaacaaggAAGTGGTTCGTGTCTGGGTGAGGGAACAAGCGCAGCGTCTCAACCAAGAGTACTTCTCCACAGAGCTTCAGGGAGCCACACACCCTGCACTTAGTGTCCTAAATAGACTTATAGCAGCCATACAGCAATTGGAGCAAGAT CCAAACTGTGCTGTTATAGCACTGAGGGAAATCAGCAGAATTGTGACTGATAGTGATATCAGTCCCTTTGAGGTGATACATTCTGGGCTGGTGTGCTGCCTCTTGTCCTACCTCACAGCATCTGAAAATTCTACTATGTCCCTAACACAAGATGGAAGTTTAATGGCAGCCATTGGAGGCACAGGCAACAGCACAGAGAATGGGAGCCTTACGTCTGTCAGCATAAGCACACCGCGGGACACCCGACTCAGGAATTTCCTTCACGTCTTCCTTGGTTGCCCA TTGGACCCATTAAGCCTGGGCAATGTGGACACCAGTCATATTGCATTGTTCAGTGCTCTCGTGACAAAGCTCAATGGGTGTGTCAACCAGTTGGAACAGTTCCCTGTGAAGGTCCATGATCTCCCAGGAACTGCTCTTTcaggggttgggagaggaggcTCAACCTCTGCCATCAAATTTTTCAACACGCATCAACTGAAG TGTAACCTTCAGCGCCATCCAGACTGCACGAGACTGAAGCAGTGGCGAGGTGGGCCAGTAAAGGTTGACCCTCTGGCTCTTGTACAGGCTATTGAACGTTATTTAGTTATCAGAGGTTATGGTCGACTCagggatgaagacgatgacaacTCCGATGATGACAATTCTGATGAGGACATAGATGATACACTG GCTGCAGTATCTGTCAACCAGAGCTCTTCAAGTCATAAACTCCAGTTTGTCATTGGTGATCACGTCTTGCCGTACAATATGACCGTTTACCAAGCCATTAGACAGTTCTCCTCACCATCTGATGCCAGTGCCTCTGAAGCAGACACTGATACAGAAACCCCCATCTCACATTCAGCCATATGGCTTCAAACCCATACAATTTATTATAG aCCTGTACAAGAGGAGGAGCAAAGTCGAAGttcaggaggaaggaagggcaaggCAGGAGGTTCAAAACCCAGCCCAAAGAAAAAAGCAGATGCCCATGTTGGAG ATGGTAGTATTGTGGGAGGAAACAATAGTGTTCTGGACCAGTACCTGACTGCTAGCCTACCAGCCAGTGTGACTGTAAGTGACCCGAGCTTAGAAGTGCTGGCATTGTTGCGAGTTCTCCACGCTCTCAACCGCCATTATGGTGCCCTCTACCCCCCAGCCACTTACCCGTCCCCACTACCAACTGCTGAGTTCACAAACCTGAAACTGACAGCCAAAGCAAATCGGCAGTTGCAGGACCCTCTGGTGATAATGACTGGCAATGTACCACCGTGGTTGCCTCAGATTGCTTATGCATG TCCTTTCCTGTTTCCATTTGAGACTCGACAATTACTGTTTTATGCAGTGTCCTTTGATCGGGACCGAGCTTTACAACGACTTATGGACTCTTCTCCTGAGCTCAACTCTGTGGATAGTAGTGAAAGAGTAACCCCAAGACTTGAAAGACGTAAGAGAACTGTCTCTCGTGATGATATTCTCAAGCAGGCAGAGGCTGTGATTAGTGAACTGGCTTCTTCAAGGGCCATGCTAGAAATTCAGTATGAAAATGAAGTTGGTACAGGCCTAGGACCTACTTTAGAATTTTACGCTCTTGTATCCAAAGAACTCCAGAAAGCTGATCTAGAGCTTTGGCGGGGTGAAACAGTGACAGTGGAAGAAAGAActgaagaaaatagaggaaaggcAGTGAAATACGTTAATGCCAGTCAAGGCTTGTACCCAATGCCTGTACCCAGAAACATGAAATCTGCCCAAATGACTAAGTTAAGAGCAAAGTTCAGATTCCTTGGAAAATTCATGGCTAAAGCTGTTATGGATTCCAGAATG CTGGATCTTGGTCTTCATGAATGTGTGTACAAGTGGCTCCTTGCTGAAGAATGGTCTCTGGGTCTTGGTGATGTTGTTTCCTTAGATCCAACGTTGGGCCAGACCCTCACACGCCTTCATGCTACAGTTTTACAAAAGAAACGTATAGAAGCTCAGGCTGAACAGGAAGGAATCTCAGGGGCTGAGTTACAG GCTCGTCTGGAAGCCCTGACTGTAGATGGATGTAGTGTGGAAGACCTTGCACTGACCTTCACATTACCTGGCTATCCTAACATTGAGTTCCGAAAAGGTGGCTCAGACATTGCTGTCACTGTACATAACCTTGATCAGTACCTACAG CTTGTTATTGAGTGGTTGGTCCGTGAAGGAGTCAGAAGGCAGATGGAGGCCCTTCGTGAAGGGTTTGAGTGTGTCTTTCCCTTGACTCAGCTCCGAGTCTTCTACCCTGAAGAACTTGAGCAACTGTTCTGTGGCTCCTCGGATGCCTCGAAATGGGACATGAAGCAACTTGCTGAATGTTGCCGTCCAGATCATGGATATACGCACAACTCTAGGGCGGTTAAGTTCTTGCTGCAGATTATTGCAGACTACACACCAGCTCAGCAGAGATCCTTCTTACAGTTTGTTACAGGTTCACCAAGGCTGCCTGTTGGAG GTTTCAGAAGTCTATCTCCAGCACTTACCATTGTAAGGAAAACTTTTGAAGCAGGAGAAAACCCTGACGATTTCTTACCTTCGGTGATGACCTGCGTTAACTACCTGAAACTACCAGACTACTCcagtattgatattatgagtGCCAAATTGGAGATAGCGGCCAGAGAGGGCCAGCACAGCTTCCACCTCTCATAG